A segment of the Catenuloplanes nepalensis genome:
GGCGCGTTTCTCCGCGGGCGTGCCGTGGCGCGTCGACATCGTCACCTCCGACCCGCCGGTGCACTCCGCCGCGACCGGCACCACCACATCGTTCGCGATCCCGACACTGTTCCGCGGCGACCAGCTCGCCACCATGGAAGCCCGTTACGCCGACGGCACCCCGGCCGGACCGGCGAACTGGACGTCCTACAAGGAGTTCTGGCAGCACTTCCAGCCCGACTACGCGGTCGGCACCGTCCTGCTCAAGCCGGAGTTCTTCGCCGAGGTCGCCGACGGCCCGGTCACGCTCACGTTCCACTTCTGGAGCGGCGAGCGCACCACCTACCTGCTGACGAGGTCCGGCACCTCGATCACCGGCACGCCGGCCTGATCAGCACGACTTCGCGGTCAGCCGGCTCAGCGCCCCTTCCGGACCCGACACGAACCCGTGCGTGGAGGCGAGCAGGATCGGCACTGACCGCAGCCGATCACGGATCAAGGCCGGGTACCGGTATCGTCCGCTGATCTGCGGATCAGGGCGTACCGTGGCGGTCTGGCATTCTCGGTGGGTGGCCGACCTGGAACTGCGACACCTCGAATATCTGGTCGCCGTGGCGGAGACCGGGAGCATCACCCGGGCCGCGCGGCGGCTCATGCTGACGCAGCCGGCGCTGTCGCGGGCGTTGCGTGCGCTGGAGCGTACGGTCGGCGTGCCGCTGCTGGTGCGTGGTTCGCGCGCCACCGAACTCACGCCGGCCGGATCGGAACTGCTGAAGGACGCCTACGACCTGCTGGACCGGTCCAGGGTGGCGCTCGCCCGGGCCCGCGGGACGGAGACGGTGACCGTCACCGCACCCGCCTGCGACGTCGTCGCCGTGGCCGCGGCGGGCCGGGACTTCGAGGCGCGGCATCCCGGCGTCGCGGTGAACGTGGTGCCGCGCGACTGGCTGTCGACGGAGGCGCTGCGCGCCGGCGCGGCGGACGTGGCGATCCTGCGGGACTCCTTCGACCGGCGCGGCCTGGCCGTCGAGCCGATCATGGACGAACCGCGGATGGTCCTGCTCGGCGCCGGTCACCCGCTCGGCGCGCGGGAGCGGCTGACCGTCGCCGACCTGCGGGACGAGACGTTCACCTACTGGTCCGGGATGTCCGGTGCGGAGGCGGCGCACTGGACCGGCTCGGACGTCGACGGGCGCCCGCGCCGGCAGAGCGTGCGGATCGGCTCGGTGACCGACGTGCTCGCCGCGGTCGCGCTGGGACGGGCCGTCGTCTACGCGCACGGCTCGACGCTGCCGGAGCTGCTGCCCGGCATGCAGGTGCGGCCGGTCGAGGACCTGTCCGCGAGCCGCCTCGAGGTCGGCACGTCGGCGCGGGACGCCGGCCCGGCCGCCCGCCGGTTCGTGGAGCACATCCTGCGGTGGACTGCCTGGCGGGCATGAGCGGCCCTGCCCGATCGGCATTACCGCCGGGGCCGTCCCCGGGGTTGGATTGCCGGCATGCAAGATCATGCGACTGTCGTCATCACCGGAGCCAGCTCCGGCATCGGGCTCGCCGCCGCGGAGCAGCTCGCGGCGCGCGGCTTCCGGGTCGTGCTGGTCGGCCGCACCGAGCGGCGGCTGAACGCGGCCGTCGACCGGGTCCGGGCGGCCGGGCAGGGCCGTGAGCCGGGCTGGTTCCGGGCCGACTTCGAGCGGCTGACCGAGGTCCGCGCGCTGGCCGGTTACCTGCTGGACACGTACCCGCACATCGATGTCCTGGTCAACAACGCGGGCCGGCGGGTGCTGTCCCACCGGCTCACCGAGGACGGCAACGAGGCGACGGTGCAGGCCAACCACCTGGGACATTTCCTGCTCAGTGGGCTGCTGCGGGATCGGCTGCGCGGCGGCCGGATCATCAACACCGCGGTGCGGCCGGCGGCCAACGTCCGGATCGATCCGGACGAGCTGAACATCCCGGCCGAGCGGTATCGCAGCGTTCCGGCGTACCAGATGACCAAGGCCGCGAACATCCTCTTCGCCATGGAGGCGGCCCGGCGCTGGCCGGACGTCCTCAGCATGAGCTTTCACCCCGGCCTGGTGCGCACGAACATCGGCGACGACACGGCGTTGCGGTACTTCTTCCGGTACGCGCCGTTCCTGATCAGCCCGGAGCGGTCCGCCGCGGCCATGCTGCCCCTGATCACGTCGCCGGCGGGCGACCTGCGCAACGGCGGCTTCTACGCGGGCGGGCGGCTGCCCCGGCTCACCCGGCGGATCTTCACCCCGGAGATCGCCGCCCGGCTCTGGGACGCGTCGGAGCGCGCGCTCGCGTGAACACGGCCACCGCGAGGAACACGGCAGCGTGGCCACCTCGTCCGGCGTAGCCCGCCGGAGGTAAGTCGATTGCCCGGGTCGTGCGGGCGTGTGAAGATCGCGTGTGGGTCGCTAGCTCAGCCGGCTAGAGCACCGGGCTTGGTAGTGCGTCCGCTCTCCGTCCTCGTACGGTCATGGGGGTGCTTCCTTCTCCTTTCTGGACCCGGAGGTGCGGGGTTCGAGTCCCCGGCGGCCCACTGTCGATGAGGGGAGGCGCGCATGCTGGAGAAGCTGATCATTGCGAGGACGCTGCGCGTGCCGGCCAGCACCGGTGCGGCCGGCGACGGCGGGGCCGTGGCCCGCCAGCTGGACGCGGTGCTGCTCGACGCCGGGTTCGCCGCGTCGCGCGAGCTGCTGGAGCACGTGGGCCGGCTGGCCCCGGGGCCGGCGATGGACCTCGCGGTCACGGCCGTGGGCGCGGTCCGGGAGCTGGTCGGCGACCACGTGCGGCACAACGCGTACTTTCTGCGGTTCCCGGACGGTGTGCCGGACACGCTGGAGTTCTGGGCGGAGCGGATGGGCGCGGCCGTGCACGCCGGCGGGGGCCCGCCCGGGCCGGTGAACCTGCTCGACCTGCCCGGTTACGGCACCTATCAGCACACGTACGCGGATCTGCTGGCCGCCCACGACGCGCTGATCGCGTCGGCCGGTGACCGCCTCACGCTGCTGCGCCTCGGAGACACCGCCGAGGCCGAGGCGGAGCGGCTCTACCTGGCGATGGCCGGCGGTGCCACACCGCTCGGCGAGGCCGGCCTGGCGGCGCTGAGCCAGCTCGCGCTCGCCTGCGTGGACGGCCCGCAGCCGGCCGCGATCCCGGTCCGGGAGAACCGGGCCGTGCTCAACGGCGTCCGGCTCGTCCTCGGCCGCCCGCTGGTCGCGGTCGACACCACGACCGACGTGCTGCGCCTGGCCTGCCACGTCTCCGGCGGCGACGCGACGCTGGCCGGGCCGACCCGGTTCCGGGCGTTCCCGCGCCGGGAGCGCCGGGTGCTGCTGGCCGCGCTGCACGACGTGGTCACGGCCAGCCCGGCCAAGCTCGGCGACGTCGCGCGGTACGCGGAGCGCTGGAAGCGGCTCGGTGAGCGCCTGCACCCGCACGAGTTCCCGCAGTGGCCGCACGCACGGGACGTGTTCGCGGTCGCCCGCGGCGAGCGCCGGGTGCCGTCGCCGGCCGGTCGCGCCGAGGCCGCGTTCCGCACCGGTGACGTCGGCGCGGCCGCGTCCGCGCTGTCCACCGCGCCCGGTCTGCTGCTGCGCTCCGCGGACCGGCTGCTGCGGTCCGCGCCCGCGGACTCGCGGGCCACGGTCGTCGGCGCGGTCGCCGGCGCGCTCGGAAGCGCGTCCGGCCGGGTGCTGTGCTCACTGCGCGAGCACGTCGCCAACCGGCGCGTACCCGCGTCCGCCCGCATGTTCGTGGGCCGCTCCCGGCGGGCCTGGGTCGGCCCGGACACCCGGGCGCCGCTGCCGGACGACCTGGTCGCGGAGCTGTCCGCGCTGCTCGACGCGGAGATCGCCGCGCGGCTGCCCGCGCTCGACCGGCCGCTGCTGGTCGACCCGGCCGTGCGGGACGTGGCGCTGCCACTGTCCGGCAAGGCCTCGGCCGGCGGTTTCGCGGTGCTGCCGCGCGGCTCGCGGGCCACGGTCACCGGCGACCTGCTGCGCTTCTTCACGTACTGGCGGCAGGCCGGGCGGCGCACCGACTACGACCTGTCCGTGCTGCTGCTCGACCGCGACTTCCACACCGCGGGCCAGGTCTCGTGGACGAACCTGCGCCACACCAGCATCGTGCACTCCGGCGACCTGACCGAGGCACCCGCCGGCGCGACCGAGTTCATCGACGTGCCGCGCGCCAAGGGCGAGCGCTACGTGGTGCCGCAGGTCAACATCTACGCGGGGGAGTCGTTCGACGAGGTCGCCGAGTCGATGTTCGGCTACCAGACGCGGGCGAAGCGCCAGCGCGGCATGCCGTTCGACGCGCGCACCGTCCGCGCCCGCTCCGAGCTGCGCGGCGACGGCCGGGTCGCGCTGCCGATCGTGTTCGCCGAGGGCGCGCACGGCTGGCAGGCCATCTGGCTGCACCTCTACCTGCGGGGCACGCCGTCGTTCAACCGGGTGGAGGGCAACACGTTCACCATCGCCGACCGGGTTCGCGCGCTGGTCGAGCGCCGCTACCTGACCGTCGGCGATCTGGCCGACCTGTGGCGGGCCCGCGCCGACGTGCGCGTGTGGGACGGCCGCGCGCCGGACGAGCCGGTCACGTTCATCGGCCTGGAGGCACCGGCGGACCTGCCGGACGGCTCCGACATCTACCCCCTGGACCGGCTCACCGAGCTGATCCCCGGGTAGCATCGGCGCTGACAGCCGAGGCCATGCGGGCGCTTCCTCCTACACCGTTCAATTCGGTGACTCCGCGCGAGCGGAGTCTGGCGCACCAGCACCCGCGCTCTCCTCGGCTGTCTCCATGCGGCGAGCCCGCTGCGGTTTCCGGGACCACCCGCGGCACGTGCAGGGTGCCCCACTGCCGTCCCGGCCACCACCCTGGCCGGAGTGACCGGTCTGCTGATGCGGCCGGCCGGTGAACGCCACGCACCGGGACACGTGCCACGACGACTCCAGACGCTCGCCGGCCCGGCGAGTCACGTCCCGGCGCATGAGACGGCCGAGCAGGCGGTCGTCGTCACCTACGCACTGTCCGGAGACGGCTTCGCGCCATGAGCAGCTACCGGCCGCTGCCCGGCACAGCCGGCCGGCTGCTGATCGATGCCCCGATGCGTGGCACCGCGACGACGGTGTGATCCTTGATCAATGACGTACCTCAGCGAGGCCCGGGCCGCGTTGCGCCGTGGCGATACCGACACCATGCAGCGGCTGAGCGATGTGGAACTCGTCCGGGCGCGGGACGCCGGAGATCTTGCCGGCGAGGTGGAGGCGATATCCATGCTGGCCCGCACCGCCATGTTCCGCGGCGACTACGGCACGGCACGGCGGCTGGCGGGCGAGGCCGCCGATCGTGCGGGCGCCGGCGGGGACCCGGCACTGGAACTGGTTCCCGTGCACGTGGCGGCCGCGGTGGAACTCGTCGCCGGTGACCTGGAGAAGGCTCGCGACGCGTTCACGCGCAGTCTCGCGCTCAACGAGCGGTGGGGCGACGCCAGGACGGTCGCGCGTGAGCAGTTCAACCTCGCCACCATCGCACTCAAACTCGGCGACGCCGCCCGCGCCACCGAGCTGCTCTTCGCGAGCCGGCGGCACGCGCTCGACGCGCACGACACCGACGCCGCGATGCTGACCCACCACGCGTTCGCGGGCGCGATCCTGGCCGAGGCCCAGGGCGACACCCGCCTGGCCACTCGCCGGCTGGCGGCGGTGGAGTCCGTGCTCGCCGCCACCGGCGAGGTCCTCGTCGCGGGCTACGCCGCCGACCAGGCCGCGCTGCGCACGACGCTGCGCGAGCGGCTCGGCGCCGACTTCGACGCCGAGTACGCCGCCGGCGCGGGCCAGGACATCCGCGAGCTGCTCACCGCCATGTGACACGGCGGTCACCGGATCCGCCCGGGACGTAGCCGGTGACCGCCCGGCGGGGTGCGCTGTCACAGTTGGTAGGCGGCGAGGGTCAGGTCGTAGAGCGTGGCCGGGGTGTAGGACTTGCCGCCGATGACGAGCGGGCCGGACGGGTGCACGGCGACGGCCAGGCCCTGCTCGAAGATGCGGCCGGGCAGCAGCACGTCGGCGACGACGCCGCCGGTGCCGAAGGACGGGTCGAGGGTGCCGGTGGGGGTGTAGCGGGCGGCCAGGAACGAGGACGGGCCCGAGTCGCGCAACGCGTAGCCGCCGACGACAAGGCTCCCGTCGGGCAGCAGCGCCGCGTCGGTGCCGGCGTCGTCACCGCCCGCGCCGGTGACGTCGGTGTAGGTGACGCCGCCGGTGCCGAACGCCGGGTCGGGCGTGCCGTCCGGCAGGTACTGGGCGACGACCACGTCGTCCGGGAGGCCGCCGACCGGCTGGGAGCCGGCCGCGCCGACCGCCACGATCCGGCCGTCCGGGCGCAGCAGCACCTGGTGGGCCGACGAGCCACCCGGCGTGAGCGCGGGACGGACCACGCCGCCGTTGCCGAACGACGGGTCGCGGGCGCCGGACGGCAGGTAGCGGACCAGCGTGAGCTCGACCGCGATCAGGTGCCGACCGTAGTTCCAGCCGGAGGTCCCGCCGACCACGATGCCGCCGTCCGGCTGCACCACCACCGCGCTCGGGCCCTCGATCGGGCTGCCGCCGCCGTTCGGGGAGGGGCCGGCGACCGTGCCGCTGACCACGCCGGCGGTGCCGAACGAGGTGTCCGGGGTGCCGTCGGCGAGGAACCGGGCGACCGTGAACCCGGTGCCGCCGCTGACGACGACGACAGTTCCGTCCGGTGCCACGGCGACCGCGCTGGCGGAGCCGTACGCGCTGCCCGCCGGGGCGAGCGTGGTGCCGGCGGTGCCGAACGACGTGTCCGGGGTGCCGTCGGCCATGAACCGGGAGACGGCGAACCGAGTGCCGGCCGAGCCCGCGACGAGCAGCCGGCCGTCCGGCTGCACGGCCACGCCACGGCCGACGTCGGTCAGGCCGAGCCCGCCGACGTCGATGACCACGCTGCCGCCGGTGCCGAACGCCGGGTCGGGCGTGCCGTCCGGCAGGTGCCGCACCAGCAGTGTGTCGGGGCCCTGCGCGCCGGCCGCGAGCGTGGCACCGCCCGGCAGCGCGGCCAGTGCGTTGAGCTTGTCGTCGGTGGGCGTGTCACGGACGACGATCCCGCCGGTGCCGAACGCCGGGTCCAGCGCGCCGGGTGCGGCGTGCGCCGGGCCCGGCGTACCGATGATGATGATCGTGATCGCAGCCGCGACGGCCGCTGTGCGTTGCATCGTCGCTCACCTCCAGGTGTCCATTTGCGACTGACGTCATCCGAGCAGTCGCCGCCCGCGCGGTCGAGAGCGGCGCGGAAACGAGACAGAGGTGCCCTGGCGGTACGTGTTTCGTCAGTGACTCCCACGGCGCCCGCGGATGGCGTTTCCTGGAGGACGTACACGTCCTGGACGAGGGAGAACACATCATGCGTGGCGTCGTCATGCACGCACCCGGCGACGTCCGGGTGGAGGACCTGCCCGATCCGCGGATCGAGGCGGCCACGGACGCGGTCATCCGCGTCTCCGCGACCTGTGTCTGCGGTTCGGACCTGTGGCCGTACCGCGGGACCGACAAGGTCGACGGGCCGGCCCGGATGGGCCACGAGTACGCCGGGATCGTCGAGGAGGTCGGCGCCGAGGTGAGCACGCTGCGGCCCGGCCAGTTCGTGGTCGGCTCGTTCTGGGCGTCGGACAACACCTGTGAGCTGTGCCGGGCCGGCTACCAGAGCGCGTGCGTGCACCGCGTCCCGATGGGGGCGCTGGGTTCGCAGGCGCAGTACCTGCGCGTGCCGCTCGCGGACGGCACGCTGGTCGCGACGCCCGAGGTGCCGCCGGCCGACCTGGTGCCGGACTACCTGGCCGCCTCCGACGTGCTCGGCACCGGCTGGTTCGCCGCGGTCGCCGCCCAGGCCGGGCCGGGGAGGACGGTCGCGGTCGTCGGCGACGGCGCCGTCGGCCTGCTCGCGGTCCTGGCCGCGAAGCAGCTCGGCGCGGAACGGATCATCGCGATGAGCCGGCACGAGTCCCGCCAGCGGCTGGCCCGCGAGTTCGGCGCGACCGACGTCGTCACCGAGCGCGGCGACGACGGCATCGCCCGGATCAAGGACCTGACCGGCGGGCTCGGCGCGCACTCGGTCATCGAGGCGGTCGGCACGCAGGAGTCGATGACGCAGGCGATCCGCTCCGCCCGTCCCGGCGGCGACGTCGGCTTCGTCGGCGTCACCCACGACGTGAGCATCGACGGCATGGAGATGTTCTGGTCGCTGGTGCGCCTGCACGGCGGCCCGGCACCGGTGCGCCGGTTCCTGCCCGAGCTGATGGGCCTGATCGGCGACCGTACGATCAACCCCGGCCGGGTCTTCGATCTGGACCTGCCGCTGGAGGAGGCGGCCGAGGGCTACGCGGCGATGGACGAGCGCCGCGCGATCAAGACCCTGCTGCGCCCATAGGGATCGAAATATCGATGTGCATGCACTAGACAGTGTTCATGCGAAGAACCCTGGTAACGGCCGCGCTCGCCGCGGTCCTGGTGGCCGGCACCGGCGTTCCGGTGTCGGCCACCCCGCCCGGTGACGCCCCCGGCTGGTCCGTGGAGGACGGCCGGCTGACCTGGCGCTCCGACACGGTGGTGCCGATCGGCGACGCCATGGTCGAGTTCTGGGCCGGCGACCGGCTGCTCGGCCGCCCCACGCCCGACGCCGACCAGCGCACGCTCCGCCTCCGCGTGGGCGCCGCGCCGTTGCCGGACGGTCTCACCGTGAAGGTCGGCGGTCGCGCGCTCGACGCACCGATCGCGTCCCGGGCACCGGCCACCGACCCCGTCATCCCGGCGCCCCTGCCACCGAACCCGGTCGATCCAGGCATCAAAGGCCCATATCCGACGGTACGGGGAGGCTACGAACTTCCCGCCGTGACGCTGCCCGGCCTGCCCGCGCCGGTGGAGATGCTCGCCGAGGTCGTCGCGCCGCGCGACGCCCCCGGCGCCCGGCCGCTCGCGCTGTTCCTGCACGGCCGGCACCTGTGGTGCTACGCGCCGGACGGCGGCTCCGACTTCGTCCTCGACTGGCCGTGCGCGCCCGGCAGCGTGCCCGTCCCCAGCCACCTCGGCTACCTGCAGTCCCAGGAGCTGCTGGCCTCGCAGGGCTACATCACGGTGTCGATCGCGGCGAACGGCATCAACGGCCAGGACGCCGAGCTCGACGAGGCCGGTGCGGACGCCCGCTCCGCGCTGGTCCGCCGGCACCTCGCGCTGTGGGCCGACCCGGCCGCCGCACCCGCGATCGTGCGGTCCGTCCCGGCCGCGGACATGTCCCGGGTGCTGCTGATGGGTCACTCGCGCGGCGGCGAGGGCGTCAACCGGGCCGCGATCGACTCGCTCACCCCGGGCCGGCCGGCCCCGTGGACGATCCGCGGCCTGGTGCTGCTCGGGCCGACGATCTTCGGGCAGAATCCGGCGCCGGACGTACCCTCGGTGACGATTCTGCCCGGTTGTGACGGCGACGTCATCGACCTCCAGGGTCAGCTGTTCGCGGACGCCACCCGCGGCGTCAGTAAGGGCCGCGCGCTGCACAGCGTGCTCTACGCGATCGGCGCGAACCACAACTTCTTCAACACCGAGTGGACGCCCGGCCAGGCCGTCGCGCCCGCGTCGGACGACTGGAGGATCCCGGAGGACCGGGTGTGCGGGCCGGACTCGCCGGTCCGGCTGCCCGCGGCCGTGCAGCAGACGATGGGCGCCACCTACCTCGCGGCCGCGGCCCGGCTCTTCGTCGCCGGCGACGACCGGGTCCGGCCGCTGCTGGACGGCACCGGACGCCGGGCGCCGTCGGCCGACCCGGCCCGGGTGCTCAGCCACGCGGTCGGCGGCAACCGCACTCCCGCGGTCCTGCCCGCCGGCGGCTACCGCACCTCCGGCGGCGCGCGCCTCTGCGACCAGGCCAGCCTGGACGCCGACGTCGCGTGCCTGCCGTTCCCGATCTACGCCTCGCCGCACTTCGCCGCGTTCCGGTGGCTGTTCGACGAGCCAGGCCGGCACGCGATCCGCTACGACTGGTCGACCGCCGGCACCCCGATGACGGTCACCCCGCCCACCGCCGCCCGGCTCGGCAGCGCCTCGCACCTGGCGTTGCGCCTCGCCGTGCCGGAGAACGCGCCGGCGACCACGTTCGGCGTGTCCGTGACCGATTCGGCCGGGCGGACCACCGCGCTCGGCGACGTGACGCCGGCCGGGCTGCCGGCCGGAGTCACCGGCACGCCGGTCTGGGCGCAGGAGGTCCGGGTGCCGCGCAAGGGCGTCCGGGACGTGGCGAGCCTCGTGCTCACGCCCCGCGCCGCGACCGGCACCGCCTGGCTGATCGACGCCTGGGGCTGGTCACCCGGCACGCCCGACCCGCGCACCACCGTGCTGCCGCGCGTCGACGTCGCCGGCCGCGTGGTCACCGAGGGCGGTCCCGGCGACGAGCGGACCTACCAGATCCCGGTCTCGATCACCGGCAGCGGCTCCGGCCGCGTCCGCCTGTCCATCGTGCAGCCGAACGGTGCCTCCAGCGTGACCTGGACCGCCACGATCCGGCCGGGACAGACCAGGATCGACGTGCCGGTCACGGTACGCGGTGACGACGTCTGGAACCATGACCGCGAGATCGTCGAGGTGCTGGCCAAGGCGGAGGCCGGCGTGGTCGTCGGCGACCACGTCGGCACGGTCGACATCCGCGACGACGACCCGGCCGGCACCGTCACCGTAGCGGCGGTCACCGGCGCCGTCACCGAGGGCGGCACGCTCACCTGGCGGCTCACGCTCTCCGCGCCGTCGGAGTCCGACTACGACGAGGTGCTGTTCGTCGCGTTCCCGCCGGCCGGCGGCCGGGAACTGTCCACCGCCGACGTCGACCCGGGGTGGCTGATGGACACGTTCGGCGTGCCGGCGGAACCGGCCAGGCCGCTGTCCGAGGTCGTCTACTGGTGGCCGTACATCCCCGCGGGCGAGCTGACCGCGGAGTTCACCATCCCCACGATCCGGGACGGCGCGGCCGAGCCCGCGGAGACCGTCGAACTACAGTCGATCTTCGACGAGCGACCGCCGCTGACCGGCACCGTGACCGATTAACCCGATTCGGGGGTACGCCTTACGCGTACCCCCGAACGGTTCCTTACGGGTCCGGATAGGCCGAAAGTCGTAGCGGATCCATAGCCGGTTCAGGTCCTTTGCCGGAGGTACGCACAGCTGCGCGTCGGCATCCTGGAAGGGAACCCGGCTTCCAGGGAGGACCCGATGACGGTGACGAAGACGATCAACGCGCTGGCCAGGGCGCTGTCCGGAATCGTGGACGCCACGGCCAACCCACCGGCCGACGACCGCACGGTCCGGCGGCTGCTCGAGGCCCTCCGGGTCGGTACCGGCGACGGCTCGCCGGACGCGATGACCCGCGCGGTGCGCCGCTTCCAGGCCGCCGTGGGGCTGCCCACCGACGGCGTTGCCGGCCCGCGCACCGTGCACATGATGGTGCTCACGCTTCGGCAGGCTCGGCCCGCCGCCTGAGGAGTTCCGGCCCTGCGGCCAGATCCAGCGCTGTTGGCGACATCCACGCGGCGCGTCCTACCGAGCCGCCGAGTCGACGTTCGAGCGGTGCCGGCCGTCCGGGCGCTGCACGCCCGACATCTCGCTGTAGAGGTTCGCCGTTCACCCCTGATGCCGAAGGCCCGGTAAACCGATGATCGGTGCCACCGGCGGCCCTCTTCACGGTCGCGACCCGCGACGGTCTCGGTGCCCGCGCCGGTGCGCCGACGCACCCCACAGGACGGCGAAGCCGCCCGGCTTCGCGGTGCCGGGCGGCTTCCGGACGGAAGGCCCGCTCCCGCGGGCCCGCCGGGTGACTAGCCGATCGTCGGGACGC
Coding sequences within it:
- a CDS encoding zinc-dependent alcohol dehydrogenase family protein; translated protein: MRGVVMHAPGDVRVEDLPDPRIEAATDAVIRVSATCVCGSDLWPYRGTDKVDGPARMGHEYAGIVEEVGAEVSTLRPGQFVVGSFWASDNTCELCRAGYQSACVHRVPMGALGSQAQYLRVPLADGTLVATPEVPPADLVPDYLAASDVLGTGWFAAVAAQAGPGRTVAVVGDGAVGLLAVLAAKQLGAERIIAMSRHESRQRLAREFGATDVVTERGDDGIARIKDLTGGLGAHSVIEAVGTQESMTQAIRSARPGGDVGFVGVTHDVSIDGMEMFWSLVRLHGGPAPVRRFLPELMGLIGDRTINPGRVFDLDLPLEEAAEGYAAMDERRAIKTLLRP
- a CDS encoding tetratricopeptide repeat protein yields the protein MTYLSEARAALRRGDTDTMQRLSDVELVRARDAGDLAGEVEAISMLARTAMFRGDYGTARRLAGEAADRAGAGGDPALELVPVHVAAAVELVAGDLEKARDAFTRSLALNERWGDARTVAREQFNLATIALKLGDAARATELLFASRRHALDAHDTDAAMLTHHAFAGAILAEAQGDTRLATRRLAAVESVLAATGEVLVAGYAADQAALRTTLRERLGADFDAEYAAGAGQDIRELLTAM
- a CDS encoding SDR family NAD(P)-dependent oxidoreductase; this encodes MQDHATVVITGASSGIGLAAAEQLAARGFRVVLVGRTERRLNAAVDRVRAAGQGREPGWFRADFERLTEVRALAGYLLDTYPHIDVLVNNAGRRVLSHRLTEDGNEATVQANHLGHFLLSGLLRDRLRGGRIINTAVRPAANVRIDPDELNIPAERYRSVPAYQMTKAANILFAMEAARRWPDVLSMSFHPGLVRTNIGDDTALRYFFRYAPFLISPERSAAAMLPLITSPAGDLRNGGFYAGGRLPRLTRRIFTPEIAARLWDASERALA
- a CDS encoding LysR family transcriptional regulator yields the protein MADLELRHLEYLVAVAETGSITRAARRLMLTQPALSRALRALERTVGVPLLVRGSRATELTPAGSELLKDAYDLLDRSRVALARARGTETVTVTAPACDVVAVAAAGRDFEARHPGVAVNVVPRDWLSTEALRAGAADVAILRDSFDRRGLAVEPIMDEPRMVLLGAGHPLGARERLTVADLRDETFTYWSGMSGAEAAHWTGSDVDGRPRRQSVRIGSVTDVLAAVALGRAVVYAHGSTLPELLPGMQVRPVEDLSASRLEVGTSARDAGPAARRFVEHILRWTAWRA
- a CDS encoding peptidoglycan-binding domain-containing protein, translated to MTVTKTINALARALSGIVDATANPPADDRTVRRLLEALRVGTGDGSPDAMTRAVRRFQAAVGLPTDGVAGPRTVHMMVLTLRQARPAA